A stretch of DNA from Maridesulfovibrio sp.:
CAACCTTTTTTCTGGGACAATTCTTTTATGAAGATGAAATGCCGGAAAAGGAATTCTTTATCAGGCAGGCTGCCGAATTCGGGTTTGACAAAGACAAATATATATCTGCGCTTGCCGAAGTCCCTCGATTCAGCAGGGAAAAAGTTGAAGCAACACTTAAATACAACATTGCAATTGTTGCATTTCTTTCGGACCTGGCAACTAAAAACACTACCCTGCTGTTTGAAATAGAACAGCGCAAAGAGGCAGAACAGGAAATAACAACCCTGCGCAACTACCTTGTAAACATAATAGATTCGATGCCATCCATAATTATAGGGGTTGATCCTGACGGATTGGTCACCCAGTGGAATAAAGGTGCCGAAGAAGCAACCGGACTTAAATCCTCCGATGCTTTAGGACACCCTCTGCAAAAGATTCTGCCTGAAATGACTCATGATTTTCACAGGATAACCAATGCGATAGTCAACCAGACAAAGCATAAATACGAAATTATCACCACAGACAAATCCTGTTCCAAAGTATATCGGGAAGTTACAATATATCCGCTCATTGCAGGACAGACACCAGGGGCGGTCATCCGGGTTGACGATGTAACCGAACGCAAAAATTTCGAACAGATGATAATGCACAATGAAAAGATGACCTCCATAGGCGGTCTGGCTGCCGGAATGGCGCATGAAATAAACAACCCTCTGGCCGGAATAATAGGTACATCCGCCAATATTCATAAAAGAATTTACGATGATACTCCGGCCAATAAGGCGGCGGCGGAAAAATGTTCAACCCGGCTGGAAACTATCCGTGCCTATCTGAATGAAAGGGAAATTCCAAGAATGCTGGATGGCATAAAAACCGCCGGGACCCGGGCGGCATCAATTGTCAGCAATATGCTTAGTTTTGCCCGTAAGAGTGAGGGTGTTTTTTCTCCCTGGCAGCTTGGGGAGCTGCTGGACCGGACAGTTGAACTGGCGGGAAATGATTACAACCCGCAAAACAAGCATGACTTCAAACAGATTAAAATAGAAAAAAATTATCAGCCGGGGATGAGACCGGTTTTCTGTGCCGGAAACGAAATACAGCAGGTACTCCTGAATATATTCAAAAACGGTGCACAAGCCATGGCGGAAAAAGAGTATACGGATTCGCAACCGACCTTTACCTGCAGCACTTACGAGCAGGGAGAGATGGCGGTTATGGAAATCATGGACAACGGTCCCGGCATTGACGAATCGACACGCAGACGTATCTTCGAACCTTTTTTCACCACCAAGGAAGTCGGCCACGGGACGGGACTGGGGCTGTCCATTTCCTACTTCATAATAACAGACCAGCACAACGGACAGCTTGATGTTGATTCGGAACCGGGGCAAGGCACCAGGTTCACTATAAAACTTCCTTTTGAGCGGCAAAGATAGATTCTTGCCAGCCTCTGTGTTCGGCTATATGCTCCGCCACATGAAACAAAGCATCATAGCCGAAAAAAGATCCCAACCTAAATTTCTGCCCATGTCCAGACAGGAAATGGACAAGCTGGGCTGGGACAGGCCGGACATATTACTCATCTCGGGAGATAGTTACATAGACCATCCCAGCTTCGGAATCCCGCTGCTAGGCAGGGTACTGTCAGCCCATGGATTCAAGGTGGCTCTTGTCTGCCAGCCTTCTCAGGACGACCTCAAGAAAATCGAATCAATGGGTCCGCCGAGACTTTACTCCGGAGTTTCCGCCGGAGCGCTTGATTCCATGGTGGCGCACTACACAGCCTTTCGCAAAAAAAGAAGCGATGACGCCTACACACCCGGCGGGAAATCCGGAGCCCGTCCGAACAGAGCCGTAATAGTATACACAAACATGCTCAGGCAGGCTTTCAAGGGTGTTCCCGTAATAATCGGAGGCATTGAAGCATCCCTGCGCCGAATCTCCCATTATGATTTCTGGACGGATAAAGTACGCAAACCGATCCTCATGGACAGCAAGGCGGACCTGCTTGTTTACGGCATGGGAGAACGCGCTATGCTGGAGGCGGCTGTTCGTCTGGCAGATGAGAATTATCCCGCAGACCGGGCACTGAAGGGAATTCGCGGAACAGCGTTCATGGGTTCCGATGAAGATATTCCGGAGACAGCTGAAAGAGTGCAGCTCCCCTCGCATGCAGACATTCTGGCAGACCCGCGGCAATTGATGGAAGCGACCATAGCTCTGGAAGAACAGGTCCACCACGGAACGGCCTGGGCGACACAGCAGGTTGACAACAGACAGGTCATAATCACCCCGCCAGCGGATTATCTGGAAACGGATGAACTTGACTGGCTGTACTCCCTGCCCTACGCGCGCATGCCCCACCCTTCCTACAAGGATAGGATTCCGGCCGCAGACATGATCGAATTCAGCATCACATCCCACCGGGGCTGCGGTGGAGGATGCTCTTTCTGCTCTATCGCCATGCATCAGGGCCGGCACATTCGCTCAAGGAGCAGAAAATCCATTCTTGCGGAAATTAAACGCATGAATAACCATCCTGAATTCAAAGGGTCAATTTCAGATATCGGCGGACCGAGCGCAAACATGTGGAATGCGCAGTGCACTCTGCAGCGCGGAAAATGCAAACGCAAAAGCTGCCTGGTTCCGGGAGTCTGTCCCAATTTCAAATACAATCAGAAAGCAAATCTGGACCTGCTGCGAGAAGCGGACAGACAGGAAGGGGTAAAACACGTCCGGGTGGCAAGCGGTGTACGCTACGATCTCGGCCAGAAGGACCCTGCAAGCTTAAAAGCCATTTTCAAAGAATTTGTGGGCGGTCAACTCAAAGTGGCTCCGGAGCACATTTCTCCATCGGTGCTTAAACATATGCGTAAGCCGCAACTGCATATTTTCGAAAGCTTTCTGGAAATGTTTGCGGAAGAATCGCGTAAGGCAGGCAAGGAGCAGTATGTCATTCCTTATCTCATGAGCGCGTTTCCCGGATGCACGGATCAGGATATGCGCATGCTCTCCTCCTGGCTGGCTGCGCGTGGCTGGAGACCCCGCCAGGTGCAATGCTTCATCCCTACACCCGGAACAATAGCCACGGCCATGTTCCACTGCGGTAAAGATCCGGACGGCAACAGTATCTTCGTTGCCAAAACAGACGCCATGCGCCTCAAGCAGCATCGTATCTTGATCCCTGATCCGGGAAAGGACCCAAGGGCGGGAGGGAAGAACAGGCCTGCCAAAAAATCCCCAAAAAAAGCGGGCAGTCATAAAAATCAGGAAGACAAATCGACTCCCAAAACAGGCGGTTCAAAACAGACCGCCGGAAATAAAAATTTAAACCGCAACAAAACAAAAAAAAGCTTCACAAAGAAGAAAAAAATAAAGTAATTATTTAAAAAAAATGAACAAGGGCGTTTTTGCAGGTTCCAAAGAAATTACCGATGCGTAAATTACATAAAACCTGCAAGCTCTTTTCATTATCCCAGCAAACGGATTAGAGGAGGCTGCATAGCAGCCGTACATATAACGGACACCTGTTTACTGCTCTGGTATGTATTTTCATAAATCTAAAACAGAACTGCATCACCTACTAAAATAGATCCGGGTATGATATGAGTTCAGAATCTTTTGCCAATTTATGTATTTTTCACATAATGGACGGGCTGCGGGACGGGCTTTCACACTTTTCAGGAGCCAGCAGGGCGGCACTTGTTTATGCCGTCAATCCCGAGGACCCGTTACACATATACGATCCGCAGGACCTCCTCAGGGAACACGAGCCTAAGCTTCAGGAGTACTACTTCGAATCAAACGAATGGCGGGCAGGTTCTGCCCATGATGACAGCACCCGTCTTATCGAAGTAATTCCGTCACGGGACCTGGCCCTGGCGGGGTTGATAACATGCAGTGCCCGGTCAAGCAGCATATTCTACCAGTGCTGGTTCACGGAACAGCACCCGGACATGTGTTCGACCGGCCCGACAGAAAGCTGGATGGAATATGCAGCCATGCTCCTCTCACAGGATTTTGCAACCCAGAACATACTGCGTATAGACAGTTCCGGACATCTGCTGCGGGAATATTCCACGCATGCGGTACGTGATTTCATAGTGGACCAGCGTAACCGGATCATGGGCTGGGACACCCAGTTGAGGGTCTACCCTATACTTGATGCTGTACTTGGAATTTCCAAAACCCGCGAAGAAGGAGCCTGGGCCAAAGGAGACCTTATATTCATTGAACCCTCGGAACTGGATTCAATAAAATACATGGCCAAATTCCCCGAAAATGAGCGCCCTTCTCTCAAAAACCATAAACACGTGCGCAAACTTCTTCAGTCAGTGGAAAACTCAAGCCGCAAACTGGTATCGGACGGCAGATGTGTTGTCGGCATAGCTTCCATCGGGCCGACAAACAACTCCATCTCGGCATTTTTCAAAGGAGACTGGGGCCTGCTCTACCTTGGCGGAGACCCTGTATGCAGTTTTGCGGACGCCAAATTTTCCTCCACCAATTACAAGCCGAACCTTGTTCAGCTTGAAGAGTTCCTGCTTGAAATAGACCTGACGGCTGAAGCCCGCCATAAACTTTTTCAACTGATCATCAGAATCATCGCCAGCGCCAACCACCGCAGACACGGCTGCACGCTGGTACTGGACTTTAATGACACCCCGGTGGAAATCGCCGGGCAGACCCTTGAAGAACCGCTTGATCTGAATCAACCCGAAATTCGTGGTCTGGCCAGGTCCCTCACCAAACTGGACGGCGCTGTGCATATATGCAAGGATCTCAAACTGCACGGCTTTGCCTGCCTGCTGGACGGCAAGGCGGTCACCGGCGAAAACAGAGCCAGAGGAGCAAGATTCAATTCAGCTCTGCGCTTTACCGCCAAGTATGACAACCTCATCGTGATTGTTGTTTCTTCCGACAAACCGGTATCAATAATCCAGCACGGAGTGGAACTGACCGCACATTGCGAATGGAAACAGATGTTCTCCTGCGTCAGAACCCCGCCCCTTCTTGAAACCTGGCTGCAAGGATAGATAGAAATGAAAAAGTTTTTTTACGTTATGATCTTATTGCTGGTCTGCTCATTGCCGATATCTGCCAGCGCATCAGACACTCAACAAGTGCTCGCAACTTATTCCTTCAATTCCAAAAAGGTTCCGGCGCAATGGTCAACCGGAAAGACCTTTGTCATAGGTGAAAACCGGACATTGGGACTTTTCAATGACCGCAACAAACGTTACCGGAAATCAACAGTTCTGACCATAGACGGGATACCGGAAGGCAGAGAGGTTGAAGTAAAATTCGACCTGATCTTCGTCGGCACCTGGGACAGCGGAGGCAAGCTGGCCGATCGTTTCACTATTTCTGAAGTTGATGGAAACCAGTTACTGGAAATGACCGAATTCCCGTGCGCGCTCATTGATGGGGATGAATCACGCCCGCTGGACAACAACGGTTTCGTAAGGGTCGGAGAAAGGGAGCGGGCCTATTGGATACAGCCGCTGGCCATGAACATTCCCCTGTCCGGGATCAAGAACGGCAAGACGGCCATCGAGTTCAGGGGATATCTGACCGGTCGTAAAACGGAATTCTGGGCGCTGGATAACGTTAAAATAATTCTGCAGTAGCAACAGCAACCCACAAAAAGAAAAAAGGCGCGGTTACCCGCGCCTTCTTGGCTTTCAGCTATCAAGCTTTTTTAACCTTGTTCCCGTCCCCCAGCAAAACGACCTTGGGCCTGTGCAGAGCCAGTTCGTCTTCATCCAGCCAGGTATAAGAACAGATAATGATTTTTTGTCCGACCTCACCCTTGTGTGCGGCCGCACCGTTAAGACAAAACTCACCCGGACCGCCTTCAATGGCGTATGTGGTAAGCCTTTCACCGTTGTCGACGTTCAGAACATCGACTCGCTCGTAGGGAAGAATTCCCGCTTTTTCCAACAGATCAACATCGATGGAAATTGAGCCTTCATAATCAATATTTGCATCGGTTATGGTGGCTCGATGAATTTTTGAATTCAAGAGGCAACGATTGCCCATACTTTCCTCCTTCAGGAGCATTCCTGTTCTCCTGAAGCAATGCCGATATCATGCAATCTGCAAGTTAGCAATCATCTATAGGTTGATTATAAAATCAGGAATAAACCAGCCGCTGCGTCCATATAAAGAAAGGGCCGAAAAATCGGCCCTTCCGTGAATTCGTAATGAAGTAATTAAGCTCTGCGAAACTTGCGGCGAAACAACGCCACCAGCGACAATCCTCCGCCGAAGAGTAGAACAGCTCCGGGGATAGGAGTCGGAGTCCGGTCTATCTCACCAGACGTAAAAGTCCACTTCTTGTTCTTGTAGAAATTTGTCCCGGTCAAGGTTGTCTGCTCGCTGACCTCAGCCCAATCAACAGAGAAGTTGGTAAACTTGTCCGGCTTGGGGCTGTCAAACTGAATATGTGTATACAGAGTCTTGAAGTCCGCTTCAGGACCGCTGAAAACAGCGCTTGTCTTGGTATCATCAGTATAACGCCAACTCCACCCGGAAGAGGACTGACCGCTATTAATCTTTACGTCCTTGATTGAAACACCGGGGTCGTTAACCCATATCTGCATGGCATAAACATTGGAATTTTCATTATACCAGCCATTGGCATTAATGGTAGAAGCAAACGCCGAAGCAGCGGTAAAAACCAGCAATGCAATCAGCAGTGTAAATACACCTGAAAAGAACCTCATTATCCACCTCCATTATCAACCACCGCCGACAGCGGGGAAAACACCGACCCTGTCCCCATCTGCAAGCACTTTGTCAAACGCCGAAGAAACGCCGTTAATGAACACAATTTTTACTTCTTCAATCGGAATGCCGACTCTCTCAAGAACATCGCTGACAGTTTCACCATCATTTATCGGATAGTTTTCAGAATTCTCAGGGGCTTTTTCAGAAAAAGTTGCGTAACAGAGTAAAGTAATATTCATATATCCTGCTAAAAGCTTTATACTGAAAGAACGGCATTGTATTCAGTAAGTAAGTATAAATTTAAAAAAATCAATAACCGACACCAAACATTTAGAAAGTTATGCAACAAAAAGGACAAAATCAAGCTTTCTCAACAATTATTTCCAAAAAATAAAACAAGCTTCTCCTTGATTATTAATGAAATGATTCAATAAAACCTGATTTCAAGGAGTTGGCTCATTAAATAATTCGTTTTTGCCAGCAACATCCGGAAGAAACAATTCCCTCTGGAATAAGCCGGATAATCATCGGCCGTTATTTAAAGCATAGATTCTGCTAACCAAACAAAAAAGGCTGTTTACAAAAACAGCCTTACAATTTTTTACGTTAGAATGTTGTTGCCGGGATACAGCTTAAAAAAAACTAAACCGGATAGACATAAATTCAAACAGCTATGTCCTTAACTTTCTACGAATAACAGCAAGAAGAGAAATCCCTCCGCCAAACAGAATGACCGCCGCCGGAATGGGGGTCGGAGTATTGGAAATCTCCCCCTGAGTATAGGTCCACTCCTTATTGCTGTAATAATTTGTCCCCGTCAGGGTCGTATCTGTACTGACTTCAGCCCATTCCACACTGAAATCATAAAACGGATTGGGTGAATCAAATTTCAAAGACACAACCAGATCACCTGCAGAAGACGTTTCGGACCCGCTGAGGATTACACTGGTATGGGAGTCGTCAGCGTAAGTCCAGGACCAGCCGGATAAGGAATCCTTGCTGAAATCAACACTTGTTATGGAGATGGCTGAATCAGTTGTCCACAACTGGACGGTGTACACTCCACTGCTCTCAGTTCCCCAGCCCTTGGCTGAAATGGTGGAAGCCTGTGCTCCCCCTGAAACAAATAAAATCAGCAAAACAAATATACAGGCAAGATAACGCTTAAACATACTCCCCTCCATTGCGTCATGAAATGTTATATACATACCAAAACGACATTGTCGGGAGCCAGATAAGAATAACTAAGTTGCCTAAAGAAGGTGCAAAAAAAAAGTCCGGCAGAGCTAACTCTACCGGACCCTTTAATGCAGTGTGAACTTAACTTATGCGGAGAAAGCTTTCTCGAAGTTAGGAACAACCTGTTTTTTACGGGACATTACGCCTTCAAGGTATACTTTGGTACCTTCGGGAGCAACGCCGAAAGCTTTTTCGACAACGGAAGGATCATCGGAAACGATGAGCATTTCGGAACCTTCTTTCATGATGTCGGTAAGCAGCAGGAAGCAGCTGTGACGGCCGTCAGCTTTAACTTTTTCAAGTTCAGCGTAAAGATCAGCCTTAATGTTGTCGAATACGGACAGATCAACAACTTCGAGCTGGCCGATGCCGACTTTATTGCCGGACATGTCGAAGTCCTTGTAGTCACGGAAAATCAGTTCGCTCATGGTTGCACCGGCAACAGCGGACTTAACGTTGAACATTTCCATTCCGAGAGCCATAACGTCTGCAACGCCGGCAATCTTGGCCAGTTCTTCAACAGCAGCCTTGTCAGCATCGGTGCAGGTTACGGACTTGAACATTACGGTATCGGAGAGGATGGCACAGAGCAGGATACCGGCAATGTTTTTGGGAATTTCAACATTGTAGAACTTGTACATGGAGTTGATTACGGTACCGGTGCAGCCAACAGGCCATACCCACATTTCGAGGGGGTTGGGGGTGGTTACATCACCGAGTTTGTGGTGGTCGACAACGGCAACAACTTCACCCTTGCCGAGGTTGTCCATGCTCTGAGCCAGGTCGGAGTGGTCAACGAGGATCACTTTCTGATCGGTGGCGTCAGTTACGATTTCGGGAGCAGCGCAACCGAATTTTTCCAGTACGAAAGCGGTTTCAGGAGCAACTTCACCCTGAGCAACAGCTTTGGTTTCTTCTTTGACCTTGGACCACAGGTCTGCGATAGCAATTGCGGAAGCAATGGTATCGGTATCGGGGTTTTTGTGTCCAACAGCAATAATAGCCATAATTAAATTCCTCCTCAAAATATGGTAGCTTAAACAAGCTTGTGTCTTCTATCACAATCTTTTTTGCCTGCCAAGCCTATACGATGCCGGCAAGGACAATAAAGCCGAGCAAAACCACTCCGAAGACAAAAGCGGCGTAAGCTTTACGCAATCTCAGGGCTAAAAGGCCTCCGAGACTGGCGGCAATCCACAAAAAAGACCACTTCATATCCACTCCGGCGACCAACGGTCCCCATTTGTGAAAAAATATACGAAGTATGTAATGAAGGATCAAGGTACTTGTCCAGAAAAAAAGCCAAGAAGTCACAAATGTTCTTAAAATAGACTGAAAGACCAGTTTTCCGGGCAGTTCTTCACCTGCTTTTCCCCTTCTGGCCCAGTTTAAGAGCCGGTTATGACCGCGGTTGTGCCAGCGTCGAAGCGAATAATCCAGCCAGGACCCGAAACGGGCCAGGGGAAGGCACGCAAGAATAATGATCATAACCTGACGGGCCTCGGTAAAAGCAAAGGAGGTTGTCAGAGTGAGAGCACTGAAGGTGGGGGCGAGAATGTGAGGAGGAATGTAAGTTCCGGCCGGGATATTATCCAGCCAGAATAACTCAAAAAAAACTGCAATCCGCATACTGGTGAGGACATCCCCGGTCACAGCGCCCCAAAGAGCACCGACAACCAGAGGCCGCTCCAGCAGGCCTGGATTTATGGTAAAACGGAAAAGGGAAAAAAGCGCAAAAAAAAACCGATTACCGCAACCCATGCGGGAAAAGGCAGAGCAAGTCCTTGCAGAAAACTCATGCGAACCTCACCTGAACAGGATCATTTGGTACACAGCGGAAATCCAACTCTATCCCACGGCCTTTGAAATAATGCAGACAGGACTCATCATCGGAACTGAGCGCAACACTGGGAGAAATCTGCTTTTTGCCGGGGCCGTAATGAATATTTCCTATATTGACGGAATTGAAACTGAAACCGGCTTCAAGTGCGCGACGCACGTCGGCACAGGATGAAAAAAGAATGATCATGCTCCCGCGCTGTTCACAGGGAACAGCCATGAGTCTGGCGTTGAGATCCTCGACTCTGGAGAACGAACAGGTCACTGATTGTGGAATGGCAAGGGACATTATCTGTTGCTGCAGGCTGTCATCGGCCACGGAATCATCCACCACGATAATGTGTCTGGCGTGGGTGTACGGTAACCATGTTTCAATAATCTGCCCGTGAACAAGCCTGTTATCAATTCGCACCCACTGCATGACTACCCCTTCGAAGTTCGTTTTCGCAGCATTTCACCGGCAATGACAATCCCTTTTACTCCGGCCTTGCTGACCTCATCGGCCAGCGTCTGCAATGATTCATTCCGTTTCTGCAATGCCTTGAGCAGCATGGGCAGGCTGACACCGGTAACAACCTCGATCTTTTCACCCTGCAGCATGGAAAGACTCAGGTTGGTAGGAGTACCGCCGAACATGTCTGTAAGGACCAGCACTCCGACACCGTTAGAAACTTCCGCAACCGTTTTCTTGAGAAAATCCATGGCAGCGTCAATCCCCTGAGAAACGTCAACGCTTACCGAGCTGACGTAATCCTGCGGACCGACAATAAGTTCAGCCGCATCAACCAGCGACTTTCCGAAGTTACCATGAGTAACAAGGACAATTCCTATTTTGCTTGATTCAGTGCCCATTAAAATTCCCGATTAGAACAGACGGACAGACCGTCTCCTGTTATTTCAGGTGGATATGCTTATGTTCCAAAGAAACAAGATACCCTTTATCTTTGAGAGTTGCAAATATCCTTTCGGCGGTTGCCACGGACCTGTGCCTGCCGCCGGTGCACCCCACGGCTATGGTCAGCCGGTACCGCCCTTCAGCCTCGTAAAGAGGAAGCACATATTGAAGGAAATCGAGATATTTCTCAATAAAAACCGACCCCGGCTCCGTGCCGAGGACGTAATCCGAAATGGCCTTGTCCTTCCCTGAAAGAGGCCTGAGATTCAAATCAAAATACGGATTGGGCAGAAAGCGCAGGTCCATGACCATATCTGCAGCAGTCGGGACATCATGCTTGAACCCGAAAGACATGACATGCACCCGCAGTCCGGATGACTTTTCGGTCAGTTCCGACCATTTTTCCTGAATGCTGCGACGCAGGTCGTGAATGGAATAAGTAGTTGTATCGATAACAAGATCAGCCTGTTCTCGAAGGGGGGAAAGAATCTCCTTTTCCTCTTCAAGAGCCTGCTCCAGGCCTATGTTACAGGCCTCAAGGGGGTGAGGACGGCGGGTTGTGGCGTACCGGCGGACAAGTTCAGGCAGGCGCGCTTCCAGAAAGAGCAGGCTTGGGCGAAACCCTTCACCCGCCAGTTCAGCGCGGGTATTCTCCCACTCGTCAATAAAATCATGCTGCCTAAGGTCCATTCCCAGCACCAGCCCGCGGTACATCCGGTCCTGTCCTGTAAACAGCTTGACCATTCTCGGCAGCATGCCGGCCGGCATTCCGTCCACACAGAAAAACCTAAGGTCTTCAAAGACCTTGAGCACCGTAGACTTGCCGGCCCCGGACAGTCCGCTTACCACAATAACCGGGAATGATTCAGACCCTTCCATTCCGACTTCCCCCCTTTACTTTTGTCCTGGTAACCAACCGGACCGCAGTATGCATACTTTGCGAGGAGGATAGTCATTCACCAGACCGCATCGGACAGGCCGGGCGCAAGAATCCGCCATCGCGTAAACCGGATATTATTTGTGCTGTACGCCCTTGAATCAGGAATGCCCTGAGAGCTTTTGCATGGATTTTCTTCCGCTGGCGGCAGTTTTCTTTTGCCGCACAAAAGAAATAGCCACATAAACAAAAATTAGCAATGGCCTGGACTCATTGCTAATCTCGTTGCAAATTCAATTTTAAATATTCTGATTGATCAGCCTACACCGAGGAGCTTAAACAGTTCCTGCTCATCCTCAGTATCTATGAAGGCCTGCCGGTAGGCGGGGTCTTTCAGTTGCCGGGAAATCTGCGCCAGAACCTTGAGATGGGCACCGGCCCCTTTTTCAGGGGCCAGGACCATAAAAAAGATTCGGCACGGCTGCATATCAAGCGCTTCAAAATCCACGCCCTCGCCGGACCTGCCGACGATAACCACGATTTCTTCCAGGCAATCAAGTTTACCGTGGGGGATGGCTATGCCATCCCCTATACCGGTTGTTCCGAGTTTTTCACGATCATTAAGAACCTTGATGGCGTTGTCCACATCCACATCCAGCCCTGCGGCAGGAAGGGTGGAGACCATTTCCCTCAAAACCCCGCTTTTGTCGGAGCTTTCCAATTCATATATAACAAGGTTCTTCGCCAGATTATCACTTATATTCATCAGTTAGTATCCCGGGTCAATCAAACCGAAGTCGCCGTTGTTGCGGCGGTAAATCACGTTGATTGCTTCATTATCAGCATTGCGGAATACGAGGAATTCGTGCCCCATGGTCTGAAGCTGCTCTGCGGCCTCATCCACACTCATGGGCTTGGGAACAAAGGAATCGGACTCTACGATCACAGGTTCCCTATAGGTTTCCTCGTCAGCATAGCTGATTATATCCATATGTGCTGAACCGGCACCCGCATCCTTGCGCCGACGGCTTATCACCTTTTCGCGGGCACGGCGCAGCTGTGCTTCGAGCTTGTCAAGAACCATGTCCACAGTGGAATACATGTCTTCTGACACTTCATATGCGCTTATGTGCATATAATCGGAGCTTAAAACCACCTCAGCCACATGCCTGAACTTGTCCACCGACAGGTTTACCTGCATTTCGGTGTTTTCAGGATTGGTCACATACTTCTCAAGCTTGGAGAAACGGCTATTTGCATATTCCTTCAGATGTTCAGATGCATCAAAATTCTTAAAGGTGAATGCTACGTTCATAGAGCCTCCTTCGTAATAGGTGAATATGCTTTTTTCTCCGGACTTACATTTTAAAATACCTTCTTGCGTTTTGACGAGGAAGGAATTCCCAATGCAGTCCTATACTTGGCTACAGTCCTTCTCGCAATGTTGACCTCAAGACTTTCCTTCAGTATTTCGGCTATTTTTTCATCGCTCAGCGGCTTCTTGCCATCCTCCTCGCCGACAAGCTTCTTGATCATTGCCTTTACGGATTCGGAACCGACCTGAGATCCATCATCCAACCCGAGAGCACTGTTAAAGAAAAATTTCAATTCATAAATCCCATGCGGAGTGGATACATACTTGTTGGTCGTTATCCTGCTCACTGTGGATTCATGCATTTCAATATCTTCAGCGACCTCCTTCAGAATAAGCGGTTTCAACTTGGTAACCCCGTGGGCGAAAAAGTCACGCTGAAACCTCACGATTGATTCAAGAACCTTGTAAAGAGTCCGCTGCCGCTGATACAGGCTTTTCATCAGCCATTGGGCGGAGCGCATCTTGTCCTGAAAATATTCCTTGTCTTCCCCCTTGGTAGAAGCCAGAGTTTCGACATAAAAAGCGTTCATCTGCAGCTTGGGCAACCCGTCCTCATTCAGAACAATGACAAAATCTCCGTCATATTCATAAACATAAGCATCCGGGCTTATATAGAAAGAGTCTCCGCTTGAAAAACTTGCTCCCGGCAAAGGGT
This window harbors:
- a CDS encoding PTS sugar transporter subunit IIB, encoding MQWVRIDNRLVHGQIIETWLPYTHARHIIVVDDSVADDSLQQQIMSLAIPQSVTCSFSRVEDLNARLMAVPCEQRGSMIILFSSCADVRRALEAGFSFNSVNIGNIHYGPGKKQISPSVALSSDDESCLHYFKGRGIELDFRCVPNDPVQVRFA
- a CDS encoding PTS sugar transporter subunit IIA, whose protein sequence is MGTESSKIGIVLVTHGNFGKSLVDAAELIVGPQDYVSSVSVDVSQGIDAAMDFLKKTVAEVSNGVGVLVLTDMFGGTPTNLSLSMLQGEKIEVVTGVSLPMLLKALQKRNESLQTLADEVSKAGVKGIVIAGEMLRKRTSKG
- the rapZ gene encoding RNase adapter RapZ; amino-acid sequence: MEGSESFPVIVVSGLSGAGKSTVLKVFEDLRFFCVDGMPAGMLPRMVKLFTGQDRMYRGLVLGMDLRQHDFIDEWENTRAELAGEGFRPSLLFLEARLPELVRRYATTRRPHPLEACNIGLEQALEEEKEILSPLREQADLVIDTTTYSIHDLRRSIQEKWSELTEKSSGLRVHVMSFGFKHDVPTAADMVMDLRFLPNPYFDLNLRPLSGKDKAISDYVLGTEPGSVFIEKYLDFLQYVLPLYEAEGRYRLTIAVGCTGGRHRSVATAERIFATLKDKGYLVSLEHKHIHLK
- a CDS encoding PTS sugar transporter subunit IIA; the protein is MNISDNLAKNLVIYELESSDKSGVLREMVSTLPAAGLDVDVDNAIKVLNDREKLGTTGIGDGIAIPHGKLDCLEEIVVIVGRSGEGVDFEALDMQPCRIFFMVLAPEKGAGAHLKVLAQISRQLKDPAYRQAFIDTEDEQELFKLLGVG
- the hpf gene encoding ribosome hibernation-promoting factor, HPF/YfiA family, whose product is MNVAFTFKNFDASEHLKEYANSRFSKLEKYVTNPENTEMQVNLSVDKFRHVAEVVLSSDYMHISAYEVSEDMYSTVDMVLDKLEAQLRRAREKVISRRRKDAGAGSAHMDIISYADEETYREPVIVESDSFVPKPMSVDEAAEQLQTMGHEFLVFRNADNEAINVIYRRNNGDFGLIDPGY